Genomic window (bacterium):
GTGGCGGCCACGGCCAACCCGCACAAGCTGATCGAGATGCGAGCCGCCCTGGAAGGCGTGGCGACGCTATTGGAGCGCCCGGCTGCGCTCGGCGACGTGCGCGAGGACGGCGACACGCTGGAGGCCAACGCCCGCACCAAGGCCGTCGCCGTGGCTGGCTTCGCCGGGGCGCCGGCGCTGGCCGACGACACCGGCCTGGAGGTGGACGCCCTCGACGGCGCTCCGGGTGTCCACTCGGCGCGCTACGCCGGCCCGGGCGCCGCCGACGAGGCGAACGTGGCGAAGCTGCTGGAGGCGCTGGCCGGGGTCGCCGCACCGCAGCGCACCGCCCGCTTCCGCACGGTCGTGGTGGCGCGCTGGCCCGACGGGCGTGAGCTGCTGGCGGACGGCGTCGTGGAGGGCTTCATTGCCCGCTCGCCCCGAGGCGGGCGCGGCTTCGGTTACGACCCGGTGTTCGTGCCGTCACCCGGCGAGTCGACGTTCGCCGAGATGAGCCTGGAGGCCAAGGGAGCAATCAGCCACCGGGGTCGAGCCCTGCGCGAGCTGGCGCGTCTACTGGCGACGGCCGGCTGACCGCGCCGCGCCATGTGCGCCAGGTGGGATTCGAACCCACACGAGCCGAGGCTCACAGGGACCTAAACCCTGCACGTCTGCCGGATTCCGTCACTGGCGCGGGGCGTGGCCCGCGATCAGATTATCGGTAGCCTGCGCGCAGGACGTCCGGGAGGTGAACCGGTGGAACTGTCAGGTCTTTCTCTGCCGGGCGCGCCCGACGCCGCCCGCAACGAGGACGCCAACAAGCGAGACGGCTCCCAGGACATCTTCCAGCAACTGCTGCGCCAGCGGATCGTGTTCCTCGGGCGCGCCGTGGACGACGAGCTGGCCAACTCCATCACCGCCCAGTTGCTCTACCTCGAGGGCCAGGACCGCAACCGGGACATCTGGCTCTACATCAACTCGCCGGGCGGGTCGATCACCTCGGGCATGGCCATCTACGACACCATGCAGTTCGTCACCCCCGACGTGGGCACGATCTGCATGGGGCTCGGCGCCTCCATGGCGCAGTTCCTGCTGTGCGCCGGCGCCCCCGGCAAGCGCTACGCCCTGCCGCACGCCCGCATCCTCATGCACCAGCCCCACGGCGGGGTGCAGGGCCAGGCCTCCGACATCGCCATCCAGGCCGAGCAGATGACCTACATCAAGAAGATCCTGGCCGAGCGCATCTCCGAGCACACGGGCCAGCCGGTGGACCAGGTCGAGGCCGACTTCGACCGGGACCGCTGGTTCACGGCCGAGCAGGCCAAGGAGTACGGCATCATCGACGAAGTGATCGCCGGCCGCGGCGAGATCCGCTGACCCGCCCGGCCTCCCGGCCGGGTTCCCTCGAGCCTGTTTCCGTGATCGCCTAGCCGGCGCGGGCGGCTTCGGCCCGGCTGCGCAGCTCCGCCACGGCGGCGGCGAGGCCTTCGGGATGGCCGAAGACGGCGCTGCCGGCCACGAACACGTTCGCCCCGGCGGCGGCCGCCCCTGCCACGGTGCCCGCGCCGATGCCGCCGTCCACCTCCAAGTCGATGTGGCGACCGGACTCCTCGATCATCCGGCGCACCTCGGCGATCTTGGGTTCCATGGTGGCGATGTACTTCTGGCCGCCGAAGCCGGGGTTCACCGTCATCACCAGCACCATGTCGGTGAGGTCCAGTACCTGCGCCACGGCGGCGGCGGGCGTCGAGGGGTTGAGCGCCACGCCGGCGGCCGCCCCCAGTCCCTGGATCTGATCGAGGGTGCGGTGCAGGTGCACGCACGCCTCGGCGTGCACGATGAGCAACTCGCATCCCGCGTCGACGTAACGCGCCGCCAGCGCCTCGGGGCCCTCGACCATGAGATGCACTTCGAACGGCAGCGACGTGTGCGGGCGCGAGGCGGCGATGACGTCGGGCCCGAAGGTGATGTTCGGCACGAAGGCGCCGTCCATCACGTCCCACTGGATGCGGTCGGCGCCGGCCGCCTCGAGCGCGGCGCAGTCCCCGCCGAGCCGGCTGAAGTCGGCGCTGAGGGTGGAGGGCACGATGTGGATCGGCGGGTTCGTCGTCATGGCGGGCCGGGAAGGGGACAGGGCGCCGTCAGGTTACTTCGGGGTCCCTCGCACACCGGGGAGCAGCGGGACGAAGGCCACCGGCAGCAGGCCGGCGCAGCGCCGGGCCTCGCCGTCGGGCGTCCCGCCGTCGGGTTCGGGCTTCTCGTAGAGCGCCAACTGCTGGTCCCGCGAGGCCGCGCCGACCGGCGCCACGAGCCGGCCCCCCGGAGCCAACTGTTCGAACAGCGCCCGCGGCACGGCGGGTGCGGCGGCGGAGAGGAAGACGGCGTCGTAGGGCGCGCCCGGGGGGTGGCCCTCGGACCCGTCGGCCCACACGACGGTCACGTTGCCGTAGCCCAGGGATTCCAGCCGTTCCCGAGCGCCGCTCGCCAGGCGCTCGATGCGCTCCACCGCCACCACCTCGGCGGCCAGCCGGCTCGCCACAGCCGCGGCATATCCCGAGCCGCCGCCGATCTCCAGGACCCTGTCGCCGGCCGCCAGCCGCAATGCCTCCAGGGTGACGGCCACGACGTAGGGCTGCGACACGGTCTGGCCGAACCCGAGGGGCAGCGCCCGGTCGGCATAGGCGCTGCGACGCTGGGTGGACGGGACGAACGCCTCCCGGGGCACCGAGCCCATCGCCTCCAGCACCCGCTGATCGCGCACGCCGCGCCGGGCGAGGTCGTGGCGCACCATCTCCGCCCGGTGGGCGTCGAACGGCGGTTGTGGTCGGGCCTTCACGGCACGGGTGCTCCCCGGTGAGTCTCAGAGCCGTAGCCTGCGGGTCTGCGGCCGAACACCTCAGCCCGACCGTACCACCGGCCCCCTCGTCGCCGTTCCGGTGGAGGCCGGAGTCCCGGGCCACGCCTCCCGTCGGCGCCGCGGCGGAGTTGCCGCCAGGCTTGCCGGGCACGACCGATTCTCTACTGTGGCGATTCCCTACTGTGGGGCCATGCCCCGGTTGTTCGTAGCGGTTTGGCCGCCGAGGGAGGCGCTGGATGCTCTCGACGGGTTGCCCCGTCCCGACCTGCCCGGCGTGCGCTGGACCGTCCCGGAGCGCCTGCACGTCACCATGCGGTTCCTGGGCGACTGCGACGAGGGCGAGGCCGTGGCGGCGCTGTCCGGGTTGCGCCTGCCGAGGGCTGAGGTGGTCCTCGGCCCGGCCGTCGAGCGGCTGGGACGGGCGGTCCTCGTGGTGCCGGCCCGCGGCCTCGACGAGCTGGCGGCGGAGATCATATCCGCAACCCGTCACGTCGGGCAGTCGCCGCCGGATCGGCCCTTCACGGGACATCTGACCGTCGCCCGCTACAAGGGCGGGCCGCCGGACGGCTACGCGCCGCCGGTCCACGCCGCCTTCACGGCGACCGAGATCGCCCTCGTCCGCAGTGATCCGCCCGGCACCTACCGGAACGCGGCCGGTTTCGCCCTGCACTGAGCCGGTCCAACGCTCGGGGCGGCGACGCCGCAACCGTCACCCCTGGAGCGGCCGGCGGCTTTAGCATGGGATTTCGTGGCTGAGTCGATGCCAGAGCCGGGCAATGGGTTGCTCGATCGCTATGAGCCCGCTCGGGGATTCGACGAAGCCTTCGAGTCCGACGGCTCGGCCCGCGCCGTCTATCGCAGGATCGTCGAACGCTTCGGCGAGCTCGACGCCGGCGAGGCGCAGCGGCTCGAGAGGTTGGTCGCCGATGAGTTCCGGCGCCAGGGGATCACCTTCACCGTGTACAGCGAGGAGGAGGGCACCGAGCGGATCTGGCCCATGGACCTCTTCCCCCGGCTCATCTCGGCGCTCGAATGGGACGAGTTGGAGCGAGGCCTGACCCAGAGGGTCGCCGCCCTGAACCACTTCCTGGCGGACCTGTACGCCGGCGAGGGCGCAGCGATCGCCGACGGGATCGTGCCCCGGTGGCTGGTGGTGTCGTCCCGCGGCTTCGAGCGCAACGCCATGGGGATCGAGGTGCCGCACGGGGCGCACTGCAACATCGCCGGCATCGACGTCGTGCGCGACGACGCCGGCCGCTACCGGGTGCTGGAGGACAACCTGCGCAACCCCAGCGGCATCTCCTATGTGATCGAGAACCG
Coding sequences:
- a CDS encoding protein-L-isoaspartate(D-aspartate) O-methyltransferase; translation: MKARPQPPFDAHRAEMVRHDLARRGVRDQRVLEAMGSVPREAFVPSTQRRSAYADRALPLGFGQTVSQPYVVAVTLEALRLAAGDRVLEIGGGSGYAAAVASRLAAEVVAVERIERLASGARERLESLGYGNVTVVWADGSEGHPPGAPYDAVFLSAAAPAVPRALFEQLAPGGRLVAPVGAASRDQQLALYEKPEPDGGTPDGEARRCAGLLPVAFVPLLPGVRGTPK
- the rdgB gene encoding RdgB/HAM1 family non-canonical purine NTP pyrophosphatase, with amino-acid sequence MSEFLAFVAATANPHKLIEMRAALEGVATLLERPAALGDVREDGDTLEANARTKAVAVAGFAGAPALADDTGLEVDALDGAPGVHSARYAGPGAADEANVAKLLEALAGVAAPQRTARFRTVVVARWPDGRELLADGVVEGFIARSPRGGRGFGYDPVFVPSPGESTFAEMSLEAKGAISHRGRALRELARLLATAG
- a CDS encoding ATP-dependent Clp protease proteolytic subunit, with translation MELSGLSLPGAPDAARNEDANKRDGSQDIFQQLLRQRIVFLGRAVDDELANSITAQLLYLEGQDRNRDIWLYINSPGGSITSGMAIYDTMQFVTPDVGTICMGLGASMAQFLLCAGAPGKRYALPHARILMHQPHGGVQGQASDIAIQAEQMTYIKKILAERISEHTGQPVDQVEADFDRDRWFTAEQAKEYGIIDEVIAGRGEIR
- the rpe gene encoding ribulose-phosphate 3-epimerase, whose protein sequence is MTTNPPIHIVPSTLSADFSRLGGDCAALEAAGADRIQWDVMDGAFVPNITFGPDVIAASRPHTSLPFEVHLMVEGPEALAARYVDAGCELLIVHAEACVHLHRTLDQIQGLGAAAGVALNPSTPAAAVAQVLDLTDMVLVMTVNPGFGGQKYIATMEPKIAEVRRMIEESGRHIDLEVDGGIGAGTVAGAAAAGANVFVAGSAVFGHPEGLAAAVAELRSRAEAARAG